ACTGGATTCCCCGCCTTCGCGGGGAATGACAGCGAGGAGGGCGCTTACCCCAACAGCACCGCATCCGCTGCTGCGACCGACTCCGCGCTTTCCGTCACCGTGCGCTCGAGCGCGCCGGCCTGTACGGTGATGTTCTCGGCGAAGAAGCGCGCGAGCGAGACGTAGCGTGCGGCCTCGGCGCTGCCGTCGGCCTTGGCGGCGAGCGCCTCGGTGGCCAGCATGCAGCCGCCGAGCGTCGCGCCAAACTGCTGCAAATACGGCGTGGCGCCGGCGAGCGCCTCGTTCGGCGCTGACGTGACGCGGTCCAGCAGCCACTTGCTCGTTCGCGCCAGCGCCTCCAGCGCCTCGCGCAGTTTCACGCCCGTAGTGCCGAAGGCTGGATCGTTCGAGGCTTCGACCTGCTTGACGGTGGCGGACAGCTCGTCGAGCAACGCCCACACCGACGCGCCGCCGTTGGCGGCGAGCTTGCGCGTGACGAGGTCGATCGCCTGGATGCCGTTGGTGCCCTCGTAGATCGCGGTGATGCGCGCATCGCGATAATGCTGCGCTGCGCCGGTCTCCTCGATGAAGCCCATGCCGCCATGCACCTGCACGCCGAGATAGGCGACCTCGTTGCCGATATCGGTGGAATAGCCCTTTGCCATCGGCGTCAGCAGCGCGGCGCGTGCGGCGGCATCGGCGCGCACCTTCGGGTCCTTGGCGCGCGTCGAGACGTCGATCGCGACAGCGGTCGCATAGCAGATGGTGCGCGCGGCCGCGGTCTGCGCCCGCATCCGCATCAGCATGCGCTTGACGTCGGGATGCACGAAGATCGCATCCGACCCGTCGCCCTTCTTGTCGATTGCGCGGCCCTGCCTGCGCTCCTGCGCATAGGCCAGCGCCTGCTGATAAGCGCGATCGGCAACGCCGACGCCCTCCAGGCCGACGCCGAGGCGGGCCTGGTTCATCATCGTGAACATGCAGCGCATGCCCTGGTTCTCTTCGCCGATCAGGAAACCGATCGCGCCGCCATGGTCGCCCATGGTCATGGTGCAGGTCGGCGAAGCGTGCATGCCGAGCTTGTGCTCAACGCCGGAGGCAAAGATGTCGTTGCGCGCGCCGAGCGAGCCGTCGGCATTGACCATGAATTTCGGCACGAGGAAGAGCGAGATCCCCTTGGTGCCGGCCGGCGCATCCGGCAGCCGAGCCAGCACGAAATGCACGATGTTGTCGGTCATGTCGTGCTCGCCATAGGTGATGAAGATCTTCGTCCCCTTGATGCGATAGGTGCCGTCCGCCTGCTTCTCGGCGCGGGTGCGCAGCGCGCCGACGTCGGAGCCGGCCTGTGGCTCGGTGAGCTGCATCGTGCCGGTCCATTCGCCGGAGACGAGCTTTTCGAGATAGATCGTCTTCAGCTCCTCGCTGCCATGCTCCTCCAGCGCCTCCATTGCGGAAGCCGTCAGCAGCGGACAGAGGCCGAAGGCGACGTTGGAGGCGCTCCAGATCTCGGTGCAGGCGGCGTTGATCGCCAGCGGCAGGCCCTGGCCGCCGAAATCCTGCGGCCCCGAAACCGCGTTCCAGCCCCCCTCGGTCCAGCGCTTGTAGGCATCCGGCCAGCCCGGTGCGGTCGTGACCTTGCCGTCGTCGAGCTTGATGCCGTGCTGGTCGCCGACCTTGTTGAGCGGCGCCAGCACGTCGGTCGCGAATTTGCCGGCCTCCTCCAGCACCGCGGACACGATGTCGCCGTCGAAATCGCCGTAATGGCCGGCTTCCACGGCGGCCTTGAGGCCGGCGCCGTGGTTGAGCGACAGCAGCATGTCAGAGATCGGCGCGCGGTAGGTCATGGCTCACTCCCCGAGGACAGGTTTGGCGCCGTATTCCCATGAAACGCGGGAGGTCTCAATGGGCGGGAGGGACGAGGATCGGGCCTATAATAGTGTGTCGCCCGGCCGGCCTCCGGTCTGTGGTATTTTGCCCCTCCAGCGGTTGAAATGCCGCGCCGCTCCCTATAGACCGGCTGCGACCAAGGGGAATCTGCGGATGCCAGTTCTTCCACCGTTCCCTTCGTCGCCTGATGGGGCGTAGCCAAGCGGTAAGGCAGCGGATTTTGATTCCGCCATTCGGAGGTTCGATCCCTCCCGCCCCAGCCAGCACTCAAGTTGCTGAGTTCACGATATAAACAGCTCCATTCCCGCCCAATTTCTTGAGCGCGTTTGGAAATGAAGCTTCCAATGCTCGGTCCCAGAATCGAACAAAGCGGCGTCATGCATTACATCGAGCATATTGGCCTATCTGCGTGGCTTTCATCCGCAACATATACCGCGGGGAGGCCACGCCGACAGGTCTATTCTGCCCGCATGGTACAATTGCGTACTACGGCGTACAAATCGGACAATCCGTCGAAATGATGCATCTCGACTGAGCCCAACTCTAAGATGTTGTCCGTTTTTCACAGCCGGACTGAATACCCAAGAGCGCATGAACTGGCGGACTCGGGAGTTGCGGAGTCTTCTGGATCTGTCACAGGCGCTGGAAGGTTAGCAGTCGCCCAGATCGACGAGCAATGAGGCCGCCAGGCCTTCTTCGGCGATAGAGACTCGATGATGTTGCATAGCCTTCGTCAACGCCGGATCCCAGGCCGCGTCGACCACCTTTCCCGCGAGGGGCGCTGCGATGGCCGAGGCCGCCCGGAGGGCAACCTCGTAATCCTCCGCGCGGAAACGCCACGGTTGCGCGCCGTGTTCCCGCATGACGTGATTGCCGATGCGCAATCCCGGCCAGTCGAAATCGCCATGATATCGAAGTCGCGCGCCAGCGGACGTAAGCTGAGACAGGAGGCATCGCTGCGCGGCGGCCGGCATGCCGTCGGTGCAAACCATCGGTGCGCAGTGGGCGCCCCAGCGGTCGGCAGCGATCGAAAGCAGGTTTGGATTCTCGCAAACGTACACTTCGCGTCCGGCGACGTTCCATGTGGGCGCTGAACGCAGCAATACGCGCAGCGACGCGTAGGCCGGCTCTCCCGGCGGCCTTCCGTAGCTTTCCGTTTCGCTCGTGGGAAGATTCAGGAAGAGGGCTGGGCGTGCCAGTTCATTGACGAGAACACCCACCTTCGCCCAGATGTCGCGGTCCCGTTCTCCGTTTTGCCTTTCTTCGTCCGCGCTCTCCTCCATGGAGTCATCGCAGGCTCGCGGAAAGGCTTGGCGGCAGACAGCCATCACGATGGTCACCGTTGGCCGTCCGCTATCCAGCGCATGGGCGTCGCCCAAGACCTCGGCAGCCAGTTGCGAGCGCGTGATGCCGTTGGCCGGCAGACATTGCAGGACCGCTTCAGCACGGCGACATATTTGGCTCGCGGCCGAAGGCTCTCGTTTGGCGAGGCGTTTGAGCAGGCCCATGCCTGCCGGATTCCCAAGCAATCCGACGAGTCCGGGGTGATTGCAACTCCCGATTACGTCCGACCAAAGGACTTGTGAATGAAACCGCTCGCTGGCGAGGTTGGCAATCGGGCCGTCAAGCCGCTCAAGCGCGTCGCGCAGCGAGGAAGCGATGCCAGAATTCCGGAAGGCCGCGTCGATCTGGCGAACATCGATCCGCAGCGAATTCGCATAGTGCTGCGGACGACCGAGCAGCGACGCCAGCGCAGCGTGCTCCGGCGCCGTCAAATCGCCGATACGAAAACTCTCGACCACGCCA
This portion of the Bradyrhizobium diazoefficiens genome encodes:
- a CDS encoding TIGR02679 family protein, giving the protein MTDGAEERLRRLLGGNHLASLRKRLRRRFERVPLNGVVESFRIGDLTAPEHAALASLLGRPQHYANSLRIDVRQIDAAFRNSGIASSLRDALERLDGPIANLASERFHSQVLWSDVIGSCNHPGLVGLLGNPAGMGLLKRLAKREPSAASQICRRAEAVLQCLPANGITRSQLAAEVLGDAHALDSGRPTVTIVMAVCRQAFPRACDDSMEESADEERQNGERDRDIWAKVGVLVNELARPALFLNLPTSETESYGRPPGEPAYASLRVLLRSAPTWNVAGREVYVCENPNLLSIAADRWGAHCAPMVCTDGMPAAAQRCLLSQLTSAGARLRYHGDFDWPGLRIGNHVMREHGAQPWRFRAEDYEVALRAASAIAAPLAGKVVDAAWDPALTKAMQHHRVSIAEEGLAASLLVDLGDC
- a CDS encoding acyl-CoA dehydrogenase, which encodes MTYRAPISDMLLSLNHGAGLKAAVEAGHYGDFDGDIVSAVLEEAGKFATDVLAPLNKVGDQHGIKLDDGKVTTAPGWPDAYKRWTEGGWNAVSGPQDFGGQGLPLAINAACTEIWSASNVAFGLCPLLTASAMEALEEHGSEELKTIYLEKLVSGEWTGTMQLTEPQAGSDVGALRTRAEKQADGTYRIKGTKIFITYGEHDMTDNIVHFVLARLPDAPAGTKGISLFLVPKFMVNADGSLGARNDIFASGVEHKLGMHASPTCTMTMGDHGGAIGFLIGEENQGMRCMFTMMNQARLGVGLEGVGVADRAYQQALAYAQERRQGRAIDKKGDGSDAIFVHPDVKRMLMRMRAQTAAARTICYATAVAIDVSTRAKDPKVRADAAARAALLTPMAKGYSTDIGNEVAYLGVQVHGGMGFIEETGAAQHYRDARITAIYEGTNGIQAIDLVTRKLAANGGASVWALLDELSATVKQVEASNDPAFGTTGVKLREALEALARTSKWLLDRVTSAPNEALAGATPYLQQFGATLGGCMLATEALAAKADGSAEAARYVSLARFFAENITVQAGALERTVTESAESVAAADAVLLG